The Amycolatopsis sp. DG1A-15b genome contains the following window.
CTCGGATCGGTGAACAGGATCCGCGGATCCTCGAAACCAGTGCCCATCTGCTCGCTGTTGCGCAGCGGGTGGGATGACCACGGGACGGGTGGGATGACCGTGGGACCGGCGCCCTCGACCCAGCCCGGTGTGCGCAGGATCGAACGCTGCGGTGTTGGGGTCTGCCGGGTTCTCCCCGCCGGCCCGAACGCCGGATTGTTCAACGGCCGTCAGACCGCGTCAAGGCGGGAAAGCGTGCCTTGACCCGGCCTGCCGGCCTGCCGGCCGCTGATGCGGCTGCGTATCGGGTCGGCAGGGGGGGTGTGGCCGAGGCGGGTTGTCTTTGGAGCCGGTTGTGCGGAAAGGCCGTAGGACCCGCGGCTCCTCGATACCTGCGCCCCCTGCTCGCCTTCGCCCGGTGGTCGGTGGTCGGGGGCGGTGGGCGGTGATCGCGGGCGGTGGTCGGGGGCGGTGGTCCGGGGGGGGGCAGATGGGAGCGGGGCGTGGCCCACCGGCCACGCCCCGTCTCGCTCAGGAACTCACTCGCCTTCGGGCTTGCTCTCCGGCTCCTCGCCCTGCGGGTCCGGGACCGGGAGCAGCGTGTCCAGTGCCGCGCCCGTCAGGCGGCGGAACGATCGGCGCGGGCGGTCGCGGTCCAGGACCGCCACCTCCAGCTTGATCGGGTCCGCGTCGCTGTTGCCGTTCGCCGATGCGTTCGCCGACGATGAAGCGGACGAGCCCGATGACGACGTCGACGGGGCCGGCTGGGTCGGCGTCCGCAGGGCCGCCACCGCCACGCCCAAGGCCGCCTGCAGGTCCAGGCCGTCCTCGAACGTCTCCTTCAGCTTGGCCGCGATCTTCTCGTTCTGGCCGCCCATCACGATGTACTGCGGCTCGTCGAAGATGGACCCGTCGTAGGTCAGCCGGTACAGCTGGTCCTCCGCCGCGCTCGCCCCGACCTCCGCGACGCATACCTCCACCTCGAACGGCTTCAGCTGCTCGGTGAAGATGCTGCCCAGCGTCGCCGCGTACGCGTTCGCCAGCGCCCGGGCGCTCACGTCACGCCGGTCGTACTGGTAGCCCTTCAGGTCCGCGTGGCGGATGCCCGCCACGCGCAGGTTCTCGAACTCGCTGTAGCGCCCGACCGCGGCGAACCCGATCCGGTCGTAGATCTCGGAGACCTTGTGCAGCGTCGCCGACGGGTTCTCCGCCACGAACAGCACGCCACCCGAGTACTTCAGCACCACCACGCTCCGGCCGCGCGCGATGCCCTTGCGCGCCAGCTCGGAACGCTCCCGCATCAGCTGCTCGGGAGAGGCATACAACGGCATCGTCACGGTGTGCGCTCCAGGTCTTTCGGTGTTCCAACGTTCACTGGTCGTCCGGTTCCGGTCAGGACAGCCGGCGCTGCTGGCGCTCGATCCGCCCGGCCACCACGGCTTCGGCCACCGCCGCCGTCTCCGACTCCGACAGCTGCACGGCGCCGCGCTCCGCGGTGATCGTCACGACGCTCGGGAAGATCCGCCGCACCAGGTCCGGGCCGCCCGACGCGGTGTCGTCGTCCGCCGCGTCGTACAGCGCCTCCACCGCGACCCGCGTCGCGCCCTCGACGTCGGCGTCCGGGTCGTGCAGCTTCTTCAGCGCGGACTTCGCGAACAGCGAACCCGAGCCGATGCCCGCGTAGCCGCCGTTCTCCTCGTAGCGCCCGCCCGCGGCGTCGTACGACACGATCCGCCCGGCGTGCTTGGCGTCCTCGGCCTCCAGGTCGTACCCCACGAACAACGGGATCGCCGCCAGCCCGGCCATCGCCATCTCGAGGTTCGCCTTGACCATCCCGGCCAGCTTGTTCGTCTTGCCGTCCAGCGACAGCGAAACGCCCTCGATCTTCTCGTAGTGCGCCAGCTCGACCGCGTACAGCCGCACCATCTCCACGGCCAGCCCCGCCGTGCCCGCGATGCCGACCGCCGAATACTCGTCGGTGACGTGCACCTTCTCGATGTCGCGGCTCGCGATCAGGTTCCCCGACGTCGCCCGCCGGTCACCCGCGATCAGCACACCGCCCGCGAACGTGCACGCGACGATCGTCGTCCCGTGCGGGAGGCCCAGCTCCGCCGCACCCGGCGCCACGCGCCGCTCCGGGAGCAGTTCCGGCGCCTGGACGCGCAGGAAGTCCGAAAACGACGACGTCGCCGAGGAAAAGTACGCCGCAGGCAGCGCGGGACCCGAGATGCCCCTGGTGTTGTCCATACGTGCTCAAAAATCCCATCTGTGCGGGCCGGAGCCCCGCGCGCGGAGGACGCCACGCGGAACTCCGGCCGCCGGCTGAACGGTCGGCAAGGGCGCAGTGCGCCCGAGCGGCTATTCGCCGCCCTTCTGCACGTAGGCCCGGACGAAGTCCTCGGCGTTCTCTTCGAGCACGTCGTCGATCTCGTCGAGGATCGTGTCCACGTCCTCGCCGAGCTTCTCGCGCCGCTCCTGACCCGCCGCGCCGGTGTCGTCGAACTCCTCGTCGGAGTCACCACCGCCGTGCTTTTCGATCTTTTCCTGGGCCATCTCGCCTCCCGGTGTGGCTGATGTTTCCTAGCCTACCCAGCGGCCCCGACATTCGGGGCAACGCCGCGATCGGTGTGCCAACCGCCTAGTCCGAACCGGTGAGCGCCTCCACCAGCTCCTCCGCCGTCGCC
Protein-coding sequences here:
- the prcA gene encoding proteasome subunit alpha, which translates into the protein MTMPLYASPEQLMRERSELARKGIARGRSVVVLKYSGGVLFVAENPSATLHKVSEIYDRIGFAAVGRYSEFENLRVAGIRHADLKGYQYDRRDVSARALANAYAATLGSIFTEQLKPFEVEVCVAEVGASAAEDQLYRLTYDGSIFDEPQYIVMGGQNEKIAAKLKETFEDGLDLQAALGVAVAALRTPTQPAPSTSSSGSSASSSANASANGNSDADPIKLEVAVLDRDRPRRSFRRLTGAALDTLLPVPDPQGEEPESKPEGE
- the prcB gene encoding proteasome subunit beta produces the protein MDNTRGISGPALPAAYFSSATSSFSDFLRVQAPELLPERRVAPGAAELGLPHGTTIVACTFAGGVLIAGDRRATSGNLIASRDIEKVHVTDEYSAVGIAGTAGLAVEMVRLYAVELAHYEKIEGVSLSLDGKTNKLAGMVKANLEMAMAGLAAIPLFVGYDLEAEDAKHAGRIVSYDAAGGRYEENGGYAGIGSGSLFAKSALKKLHDPDADVEGATRVAVEALYDAADDDTASGGPDLVRRIFPSVVTITAERGAVQLSESETAAVAEAVVAGRIERQQRRLS
- a CDS encoding ubiquitin-like protein Pup, with product MAQEKIEKHGGGDSDEEFDDTGAAGQERREKLGEDVDTILDEIDDVLEENAEDFVRAYVQKGGE